In Styela clava chromosome 14, kaStyClav1.hap1.2, whole genome shotgun sequence, the following are encoded in one genomic region:
- the LOC120341608 gene encoding uncharacterized protein LOC120341608 isoform X2, producing the protein MVLSSVALFDFAMIADFDSTHLETSYADFHMLHLQLLGFIRALRLSLILTIGLSLLTLVYGQRRHFRVDEKIGKLVSKQYSFRQRPANTKMAMKKFYKREKFKAILAVVLCWLLPLCLAIPVPAGWNCISKHPCFSGYFSLAHDLYTSLSDDFEFVCSFFWPPLTTNFVITITTCWIVNNIITFSTLIFLVKSHFDNTETKQNTAWKFKSLKSSIRGIIIICVSTFLTNSPFVLILFYNAVAQLEIYETAVQVAVLFSYIHMPFIPFILLGYLPGVRSSMLNALTKCSCMWKTTLARKTDEQSQIHSPDMEDIPLTEYWHLMTLGSTHVGPSPSTPEEERLNKEFLQQLSMEPK; encoded by the exons ATGGTGTTAAGTTCGGTCGCATTATTCGATTTTGCGATGATTGCCGATTTTGATTCTACACACTTGGAAACAAG CTACGCAGACTTTCACATGCTGCATCTTCAACTCCTTGGATTTATAAGGGCCCTTCGTCTTTCTTTGATTTTAACAATTGGGCTCAGTTTATTGACATTAGTTTATGGACAAAGGCGACATTTTCGAGttgatgaaaaaattggaaaattggTGTCCAAACAATATTCCTTCCGTCAACGGCCAGCTAATACGAAAATGGCAATGAAG AAATTCTACAAGCGagaaaaattcaaagcaattttAGCTGTGGTACTTTGCTGGCTTCTTCCACTGTGTTTAGCTATTCCAGTGCCTGCTGGTTGGAATTGTATTTCAAAACATCCCTGCTTCTCCGGATATTTTAGTCTTGCGCATGATTTATATACATCTTTATCAG atgATTTCGAATTTGTTTGCTCATTTTTCTGGCCACCTTTAAccacaaattttgttattacaaTTACAACATGTTGGATCGTCAACAATATAATCACGTTTTCGACCCTTATTTTCCTCGTTAAATCTCACTTTGACAACACGGAAACGAAACAGAATACTGCTTGGAAGTTCAAGTCACTTAAATCTTCTATTAGAGGAATTATTATCATCTGTGTATCTACTTTCCTCACAAATTCTCCATTTGTTCTTATATTATTTTACAACGCTGTTGCACAACTCg AGATTTACGAAACCGCTGTTCAAGTCGCGGTCCTTTTTTCGTATATTCACATGCCGTTCATTCCTTTTATACTATTGGGTTATCTACCTGGCGTCAGAAGTTCTATGTTAAACGCACTCACAAAATGTTCTTGCATGTGGAAAACAACTTTGGCTAGGAAGACTGACGAGCAAAGCCAAATTCATAGTCCGGATATGGAAGACATACCCTTGACAGAATACTGGCATTTGATGACGCTCGGATCAACCCATGTAGGACCAAGTCCAAGTACCCCTGAGGAAGAAAGATTAAACAAAGAATTTCTGCA GCAATTGTCAATGGAACCAAAATAG
- the LOC120341608 gene encoding uncharacterized protein LOC120341608 isoform X1 — MEDVPHNSSSTTLCPSKINSVEILWISGFANSITILINLSFILVLSRRRQTLNFENLHAVNLLLSTMVLSSVALFDFAMIADFDSTHLETSYADFHMLHLQLLGFIRALRLSLILTIGLSLLTLVYGQRRHFRVDEKIGKLVSKQYSFRQRPANTKMAMKKFYKREKFKAILAVVLCWLLPLCLAIPVPAGWNCISKHPCFSGYFSLAHDLYTSLSDDFEFVCSFFWPPLTTNFVITITTCWIVNNIITFSTLIFLVKSHFDNTETKQNTAWKFKSLKSSIRGIIIICVSTFLTNSPFVLILFYNAVAQLEIYETAVQVAVLFSYIHMPFIPFILLGYLPGVRSSMLNALTKCSCMWKTTLARKTDEQSQIHSPDMEDIPLTEYWHLMTLGSTHVGPSPSTPEEERLNKEFLQQLSMEPK, encoded by the exons ATTCTTATAAATCTATCATTTATTCTGGTGTTGTCAAGACGTCGACAAACACTAAACTTTGAAAATCTTCATGCTGTGAACTTGCTGCTGTCAACGATGGTGTTAAGTTCGGTCGCATTATTCGATTTTGCGATGATTGCCGATTTTGATTCTACACACTTGGAAACAAG CTACGCAGACTTTCACATGCTGCATCTTCAACTCCTTGGATTTATAAGGGCCCTTCGTCTTTCTTTGATTTTAACAATTGGGCTCAGTTTATTGACATTAGTTTATGGACAAAGGCGACATTTTCGAGttgatgaaaaaattggaaaattggTGTCCAAACAATATTCCTTCCGTCAACGGCCAGCTAATACGAAAATGGCAATGAAG AAATTCTACAAGCGagaaaaattcaaagcaattttAGCTGTGGTACTTTGCTGGCTTCTTCCACTGTGTTTAGCTATTCCAGTGCCTGCTGGTTGGAATTGTATTTCAAAACATCCCTGCTTCTCCGGATATTTTAGTCTTGCGCATGATTTATATACATCTTTATCAG atgATTTCGAATTTGTTTGCTCATTTTTCTGGCCACCTTTAAccacaaattttgttattacaaTTACAACATGTTGGATCGTCAACAATATAATCACGTTTTCGACCCTTATTTTCCTCGTTAAATCTCACTTTGACAACACGGAAACGAAACAGAATACTGCTTGGAAGTTCAAGTCACTTAAATCTTCTATTAGAGGAATTATTATCATCTGTGTATCTACTTTCCTCACAAATTCTCCATTTGTTCTTATATTATTTTACAACGCTGTTGCACAACTCg AGATTTACGAAACCGCTGTTCAAGTCGCGGTCCTTTTTTCGTATATTCACATGCCGTTCATTCCTTTTATACTATTGGGTTATCTACCTGGCGTCAGAAGTTCTATGTTAAACGCACTCACAAAATGTTCTTGCATGTGGAAAACAACTTTGGCTAGGAAGACTGACGAGCAAAGCCAAATTCATAGTCCGGATATGGAAGACATACCCTTGACAGAATACTGGCATTTGATGACGCTCGGATCAACCCATGTAGGACCAAGTCCAAGTACCCCTGAGGAAGAAAGATTAAACAAAGAATTTCTGCA GCAATTGTCAATGGAACCAAAATAG